In Ostrea edulis chromosome 10, xbOstEdul1.1, whole genome shotgun sequence, one genomic interval encodes:
- the LOC130050680 gene encoding formimidoyltransferase-cyclodeaminase-like: NRTVYTFVGSPEAIVEGALNGARVAYQAIDMRRHKGEHPRMGALDVCPFIPVQNVTMEECVECAKEFGEKLAIELGVPVYLYAEATENPNRKSLPFIRQGEYEGLPEKLSQPEWKPDFGSPEFVSNWGATVTGARNFLIAYNINLLATKEQAHRIALNIREQGRGKEQCYGTGFDVEGHYGTKWQYQPGRLKHVQAIGWYLEEANMAQVSVNITDHEVTPIHKVYEEVLKDAKDLNIAVCGSQIVGLVPLKAVLQAADYYMEKDNLFILEEDQKLRLVINRLGLNSLGPFSPKERIIEYMILDDADGGPLVSMNVRDFVMTVGSRSPSPGGGSVAALAASLGASLGSMVGFLTYGNRKFFELDSKMRELIPPLYKAMKDLMQFVDADAAAYSEYMLASKLPKETEEEETMRDLAMQEGIKTAIQVPVTVSRIANHIWPTIKELAKACNINCKSDLQVGVRMLETGVWGTYYNVTTNLADLKDPEFKTQVKEEISAALKYAQEECAATLKILEARKE, from the exons AATCGCACAGTGTACACATTTGTAGGGTCACCAGAGGCCATTGTAGAGGGTGCCCTCAATGGAGCAAGAGTGGCATATCAAGCCATTGATATGAGGAGGCACAAAG GAGAACATCCCAGGATGGGGGCCCTCGATGTATGTCCATTTATTCCTGTTCAAAATGTCACCATGGAGGAATGTGTGGAATGCGCCAAGGAGTTCGGAGAGAAACTCGCCATAGAGTTGGGAGTCCCAG TGTATTTGTATGCTGAAGCCACAGAAAATCCCAATAGAAAGTCGTTACCATTTATTCGACAAGGGGAATACGAAGGACTTCCCGAGAAG TTATCTCAACCAGAGTGGAAACCAGACTTTGGTTCACCAGAATTTGTTTCAAATTGGGGAGCCACGGTAACCGGTGCCAGGAATTTTCTAATTGCCTACAATATAAACCTCCTAGCGACAAAGGAACAGGCACACCGAATTGCCCTCAACATCAGGGAGCAGGGCAGAGGCAAAGAACAG TGCTATGGAACAGGTTTTGATGTGGAGGGG CATTATGGAACTAAATGGCAATATCAG CCTGGTAGATTGAAGCATGTGCAGGCGATCGGCTGGTACCTGGAGGAGGCTAACATGGCCCAAGTGTCGGTCAATATCACTGACCATGAAGTGACCCCTATTCACAAAGTCTATGAGGAAGTTCTCAAGGACGCAAAG gaTCTAAATATAGCAGTATGCGGCTCTCAGATTGTGGGCCTGGTTCCACTTAAGGCCGTCCTACAGGCAGCTGACTACTACATGGAGAAGGATAATCTCTTTATTCTGGAGGAGGATCAAAAACTGAGACTG GTTATCAATAGATTGGGTCTGAATTCCTTGGGACCATTTAGTCCTAAAGAGAGGATTATAGA ATACATGATTTTAGACGACGCTGATGGAGGACCGCTGGTATCTATGAATGTCAGGGACTTTGTGATGACTGTGGGGTCCAGGTCTCCCTCCCCTGGGGGAGGGTCTGTAGCTGCCTTGGCAGCCAGCCTG GGTGCCTCATTGGGCAGTATGGTGGGGTTTCTTACCTATGGAAACAGGAAGTTTTTCGAGCTGGACAGTAAAATGAGAGAACTGATACCCCCTCTGTACAAAGCCATGAAGGATCTGATGCAGTTCGTGGATGCTGATGCTGCTGCTTACAGTGAATATATG TTGGCAAGTAAATTACCCAAAGAGACAGAGGAAGAGGAAACAAT gCGAGATTTGGCCATGCAGGAAGGCATCAAGACAGCCATACAGGTCCCAGTGACCGTCTCGAGAATTGCCAATCATATCTGGCCGACCATTAAAGAACTAGCCAAAGCGTGCAACATCAACTGTAAATCTGATCTTCAG GTTGGTGTGAGAATGCTCGAGACTGGCGTGTGGGGGACATATTACAATGTCACAACCAACCTGGCTGACTTAAAGGACCCGGAATTCAAGACTCAG GTCAAGGAGGAAATTTCAGCTGCATTAAAATACGCACAGGAGGAGTGTGCAGCAACACTGAAAATCCTTGAGGCGCGGAAAGAATAG